A stretch of Girardinichthys multiradiatus isolate DD_20200921_A chromosome 20, DD_fGirMul_XY1, whole genome shotgun sequence DNA encodes these proteins:
- the tp53rk gene encoding EKC/KEOPS complex subunit TP53RK gives MAVLQYLSTAELMKQGAEARLYRAKFLGKPTVIKERFPKCYRHPELHEKLNYRRTVHEVRSILRCRKVGISAPVVYFVDYKYYCIFLEEIVGSMTVRDHINSIQHVNTSVDQGLHKLAEKIGQILAKMHDENVIHGDLTTSNILLRNRPEDIEQELVFIDFGLSYISALPEDKAVDLFVLEKAFLGTHPNTDVLFEKLLKSYTATSKMSLAVITKLDEVRLRGRKRSMMG, from the exons ATGGCGGTCCTGCAGTATCTCTCTACAGCGGAGTTAATGAAACAAGGAGCAGAAGCCCGTTTGTATCGTGCAAAGTTTTTAGGAAAGCCAACAGTAATCAAAGAAAGGTTTCCTAAATGCTACAGACATCCAGAGCTGCACGAAAAGTTGAACTATCGCAGAACAGTTCATGAGGTCCGCTCCATTCTGCGCTGCCGAAAAGTAG GCATATCTGCACCAGTTGTATACTTTGTGGATTACAAGTACTACTGCATCTTCTTGGAGGAAATTGTTGGTTCCATGACTGTGCGTGACCACATCAACTCTATTCAGCATGTCAACACCAGTGTGGACCAAGGTCTGCATAAGCTAGCTGAGAAAATTGGCCAGATTTTAGCCAAAATGCACGATGAGAACGTCATCCACGGTGACCTGACCACGTCCAACATACTGCTGAGGAATCGTCCAGAGGACATAGAACAAGAGCTTGTCTTCATCGACTTTGGCCTGAGTTACATTTCAGCTTTGCCTGAGGATAAGGCAGTTGATTTATTTGTCCTGGAAAAGGCTTTTCTTGGTACTCACCCCAACACAGACGTGTTGTTTGAGAAGCTGCTAAAGAGTTACACTGCAACATCTAAGATGTCTCTAGCAGTTATTACAAAGCTTGATGAAGTACGGCTGAGAGGGAGGAAGAGGTCCATGATGGGATGA